DNA from Thunnus maccoyii chromosome 5, fThuMac1.1, whole genome shotgun sequence:
TAACATTTTGCACCAAAAAAGGAAACTCACCgaagtatatttaaaaaatccttAGCGCTGGATATCACCTTTGAGCCCATCGCAAAATTATAGTACAGGCGTCCTGTTACGGAGCAaatgttgtggacaaaacattcAAAGTAAATTCACAGAGTTTAAAGTTAGCAGACTGATCGAACTTTAGGCTGCTACTATTGATGTTTTGACAGTCGCGCGCTCACTGAAGCGATGTCGTCACGAGGTCACAGGTCACCACACTATTGTTATCGTTTacatatcagaaaaataattaatgaagtCAGAAAAGTGTATAAATAATCTCACAAATATAAATGAGAAAATCAAactatttttaataatatcgtacagaaaaaaatgctacTGAGAAAGTAGTTCGGTCCTTGCGTTTCTCATTCGCCAACATGGAATAAAGAAATAGTCCCAGCTACTGCAACCAAACTTTGAAGCGGTTTTGTTTAGCCCgggaaaaaagcaataaaactagtaactttaataattttaataaagtaattgttttttcattcatataATATTAATCTTGCGTATTTCTCTACAATTAACCAACATAATTATCGAAACAAGGCTCTAAACGGAAGTAGTATGTCCTCGAGCGGATGCATAAACCGCTTGAGACAATTCACTAACTTCCTTTTTACTGTGGCCGCCATAGCGTGAGGAGCGTGGTTCCCGGCGAGCCGAAAACTAAATAAcgaaaatggtgagaaatgtcATCAATATCGTTGTTAACATGCTATATAATGTTTAGGTTTACACCATTCGTTGTACTTGAGAAATACGGCCGTGTTTTATGCCCTGCGAAAGCCTAAGTTCATATATTATAAAGCAGTGAGTTGGAAAGCTACCGGCTAGCAAAGCTAACACGAGGAGCCATTTTGGACGAGCAGCGTTAGTTCAACTCGGTTACACGTGTGATTGTCTCGTCATTATAGCAGGAGGAAGATGTCGCGAAGTAAATTCTATTAATCTTTTCCTTCGCCGTAGATAATACTCCGGTCAATTGAGTGCACTTATGTTCTTAATGTACTTGTGCTATGAGGGGTCGAGATAATGTGACAGATTTGTTAGCTAAGTCATGCTAGCGGAATCGAGCTTAAATAAGACCGATACCCGAAGAATAGCGATTAATTTGTTTCAATCATAGTGACTGAGAAGCATTATTTCTCTGATTATGCCAACCAACGCGAGATGCAGTTAATTTGTCAAGCAGTGTAGAGTTATTTTAAGTCAGCCTGGCTTTAAAGTTAGTACAGTTTGCTATGCATGCACATGTTAGGGGGAAACTAAAAGGGCGATCTGTCTGGTTTTTTTCCCTCATCCAGATCAAAATCACTATACttttgacttgtcaaatctggacaAGATGAACAAGACTCCCGAGACTCATTAAGACATAGATTTGTGAAACCTATATTGTATTtgtcaaaactgaaaaaaaaactggtatAATatggtctggatggagaaatattATTGAAATTGCCCTTCTGTTTTCATAAGTGAAAATGGTggtgaaaaaatgtcatttgtttcccttaacttttcctTAAACCCAGAATTTGAAGCTAACTTCAGCATCTTAAGGAAATACTGCATTGTATTGAGTATACATTACCGTCTCAAATCCAACATATCTGCCTAATGATTaataatgttcatttttcttctgCAGGCCTGTGCCCGACCCCTGATCTCGGTTTACTCCGAGAAAGGAGAATCCTCAGGCAAGAATGTTGTCATGCCTGCTGTGTTCAAGGCTCCAATTCGCCCTGATGTTGTGAATTTTGTTCACACCAACATGCGCAAGAACAGCCGCCAGCCCTATGCAGTCAGCGAACTGGCAGGTCAGTATATCAGAATCAGAACCAGGTTAATTGCTAAGTGGGTTTGCACATATAAGGAATCTGATTTGGTGTCGTGGTGCATAATAgtcaaaaatacacacaaaattcaGCAATTCTAAATGAGATTTACAGTTAATATACATGGAGAGCTGCTACAGGTTTAAATTGAATGAAAAATTAAActtgaatatgcaaatatttagaGTGTAAATAGTATGCAGtgtgctaataataataataacaataataataataataacacgTTGCATTAATGTAACGAACCATGTTAGATCAAAAAATCACAAGGGGCAAATAAAGGAGATTTTACATATAAAGTGTAATGTGTATGAAAGTCAGCAGCTGGCACGCTAAGTTTAACATAGTTTTACAGTTGCTGAGCTGgcttaattaattgatttactAAGTTTATGTGCTTTGTGTGTAATTTTAATTGTCTGTTTATATTCTAGGCCACCAGACCAGTGCGGAGTCCTGGGGTACAGGAAGAGCTGTGGCCCGTATCCCTCGTGTGAGGGGTGGTGGTACTCACCGCTCTGGCCAGGGTGCTTTTGGAAATGTATCCTTTTTACCAGAAATTACACCATTACAAATTATTCTCCCctttttacacacattatatgcgAAGGCAAACTTAAATCTTCAGACTTGCTGTGATGGTGTAATTTGCGTCCGACTCTGTGTCCAGTGACAGAATGCCTGCTGTCATATGCTGGCGCAGTTGATTGACGAACTTTGAGTCTGAGCAGGTAGTTTGTACTCAATATTACTTCAGTATTGGTGAAAACTCCTTGACTTTGCTCTAGATGTGTCGCGGAGGTCGTATGTTTGCCCCCACTAAGACCTGGCGCCGTTGGCACCGCAGAATCAACACAACCCAGAAGCGCTATGCCATCTGCTCTGCCCTGGCTGCCTCTGCCATTCCTGCACTTGTGATGTCCAAGGGTAAGTTCCTATAAAGAAGCATATCCATCCATGTAGGACTAAACATATGTGGATACTTTTAAGGAATATAAAGCAATTCCAACAGTCCTgtagtatcaacatttttaagtACTGCATAACATTTGACTTGCCATGATGGTGTAATTTGCGTCTGACCCTGTGAACAGTGACAGTTGCCTGCTGTCGTTAAGCTGTCATCGGGCATTGATGTGTAATAAATTCTGAGCAAGCTCCGGTAACACTTTGTAGTCTTTGATAGTCAcaagagtttgtgtgtgtatgtgtgtatcttgGTTAACATGATATTGTCTACTAGGACACCGCATTGAGGAAATCCCAGAGGTCCCACTGGTGGTTGAAGACAAAGTTGAGGGCTACAAGAAGACCAAGGAGGCAGTGCTCCTGCTGAAGAAGCTTAAAGCCTGGAATGACATCAAGAAGGTAATCTAAACTTGTAGAGTTTCAGCTTCTTTGGTCTGTAGATTGGGCATTGGGATTGTGTTATATCCCTGTTGTAGGAACAGTGTAGGAATCATGGTCTACATTTTAGTCTCTTCAGGTTTAGAGGTAATCCCTCAAACAAGTTTCACTCATTTAAATAAGAGACTGAAGACTGAAAAATCCCCAAAACATGGCACAAGAGCCAAAGATTGTTGCAGTACATGTTGAGTGAAGTATGACTGAGGAACATGCCATTGCCAAGCATCTGTTATCTGATTCATATATATGTTGTGTAGTGTGGTATTAAAACCTCAGACTCTGTTTCCCTGCCAAACACTCAACTGAGCCATATATTTAATACACTCGCAGGTTCCTTCATTCAAATACTGAATTGAACTAACATTGTAAATATTCTTTTCTCAGGTGTACTCCTCTCAGCGCATGCGTGCCGGTAAGGGTAAGATGAGGAATCGCAGACGCATTCAACGCAGAGGGCCGTGCATCATCTACAACCAAGACGCCGGTGTCACAAAAGCCTTCAGAAATATCCCAGGTTTGTTCAAAAGAAAAATTCATTACTGTTAAAAAGGATACATAACATACAGAACATTATCCAAATGAGTACTGCAGTAGGTTTTACAAATTTTAATgaagatgtgaaaaaaaaaggacaaagtaGTGACATAAGCAGTAAGACTATTATCTTTTAGGCTCCAGTCACAGCACAACTCTGTATTTATGTAGGTGTTACATCTAATGTATAATGAATCCTATCTTGCTTGATGTAGTCTTCTGAATTGTGTGGCTTCATTGGTAATAAgctaatatttttttaataaatgcaaatatttttataagaACCAATAAGGCTCTGTATAAccctgagttttttttaaaattattattctgTATTATGCAGGCATCACTCTGCAGAACGTGAACAAACTGAACCTCCTGAGGCTCGCCCCTGGTGGTCATGTTGGACGCTTCTGCATCTGGACCGAGAGTGCTTTCCGCAAGCTTGATGAGCTGTACGGCACCTGGCGTAAACCTGCCTCCCTGAAGGTTGGATACAAGTGAGTATTTAATGAGCATGCGCACTGTAGCGCAAATAAAAGTGATGATCAAGTGACAGTGATGAGCTTCCACTTCAGGTCCGTGTTTTTGAAATCATGTGATATTTACCGAAGTTCTGAGTTTGAGTAACGCAATACTGATCAATTTACCGTTTGCATATTACATGAAGTTAAATCTTGATGCCTCCTATTTCAGCCTGCCAATGCACAAGATGACCAACACAGATCTGAGCAGGATTCTGAAGAGCGAGGAGATCCAGAAAGCACTTCGCACACCTAAGTACGTATTGCTCACATTAAGATTTATAACTTTGTTTTGACTTGTAAAACTATGATGATGTTCCACTTCAGGTCCGTGTTTCTGAATCCTGATTATATGGAAGTCCTGAGCGATGCAGGAAGTTTAGtacaaaaactgcagtttagGTGAACTTCACATGAATAAggctgtttttcatattttcattacagcAAGAAGATCAACCGCAGAGTCCTGAAGAAGAATCCTCTGAAGAACTTGAGGATAATGCTCAAACTCAACCCTTATGCCAAGACAGCAAGACGTCATGCCATCCTGAAGCATGATCCTGCCGTAAGAACCTTAACATCTTAAggtcatattttaaaaattgtagaGTTAACATGtgatttttgaatttgaaatcctgTTTGGTCTCTCTATAGATCAAGGCCAAGATGCTGAAACCCAAGAAGAAGCCCGGCAAGAAGGGAGCACCTGCAAAACCCAAGGCATAAATCTATAAATAGACTGGATTTCAATGATGAATAAATCAGTGGTTTCAAATTCATGAGTCAGACCTGTCATTCAAAAATTTTAATTCACAAGACTTACTATTTCACGTAAGCTAACAAAGATTTGAGTCTGGAGCTGTAAGGACAAGGGGGTAAAGAGAAATATCAGCACACAGGTTGAGCAGCATTTATCATGTAAGTAATTTGATCATTAGAAAAGATGGCTTTTCAGGCAGACCTCCAGTATAGACCAAATAATTGTTCTATACACAGTTAATTTCACTTGGCTAGTAGTTTGTACACTAAATATACAACTATTGATtgcacaacttttttttaatccaataAATAATTCGTATAAACAGATACTTTTTACTCATAATGCAAATCCAGCTGTTAGAGTAGAGGTTCCCAAAGTGGGGTCTGGGTCCCTTGAGgtggttccagggggtccccagcaaaaacgggaataatttattttcactttaattccatccataagtaacatgACAatttatgactattttggtcatgggtttaatacactttctgtaataagtcatctaaaagcaaaaatcttaccAGAtggggaccctgggacaaaatcttatcaaatgggggtctgtggtctagTTTGTCAATTGGACGCTTCTGCATCTGGACTGAGTGCTTTCTGCAAGCTTGATGAGCTGTACGGCACCTGGCGTAAACCTGCCTCCCTGAAGACTGGATACAAGTGAGTATTTAATGAGCATGCGCACTGTAGCACAAATAAAAGTGATGATCAAGTGACAGTGATGAGCTTCCACTTCAGGTCCGTGTTTTTGAAATCCTGATATTTACCGAAGTTCTGAGTTTGTGTAGGGATTTGTGTAACACAATACTGATCAATTTACTGTTTGCATATTACGTGAACTTAAATCTTAATGCCTCCTATTTCAGCCTGCCAATGCACAAGATGACCAACACAGATCTGAGCAGGATTCTGAAGAGCGAGGAGATCCAGAAAGCACTTCGCACACCTAAGTACGTATTGCTCACATTAAGATTAATAACTTTGTTTTAACTTGTCAAACTATGATGATGTTCCACTTCAGGTCCGTGTTTCTGAATCCTGATTATATGGAAGTCCTGAGCTATGCAGCATGTTTAGTACAGAAACTGCAGTTTAGGTGAACTTCACATGAATAAggctgtttttttatattttcattacagCAAGAAGATCAACCGCAGAGTCCTGAAGAAGAATCCTCTGAAGACCTTGAAGATAATGCTCAAACTCAACCTATACACCAAGACAGCAAGTTTTCATGCCATCCTGAAGCATGACCCTGCCTTAAGAACCTTAACATCATAAggtcatattttaaaaaaatgtagcattaatttgtgaatttaaaatcctgtttGGTCTCTCTACAGATCAAGGCCAAGATGCTGAGACCCAAGAAGAAGCCCAGCAAAAAGGGAGCACCTGCAAAACCCAAGGCATAAATCTATAAATAGACTGGAGTTCAATGATGAATAAATCAGTGGTTTCAAATTCATGAGTCAGACCTGTCATTCAAAAATTTTAATTCACAAGACTTACTATTTCACATAAGCTAACAAAGATTTGAGTCTGGAGCTGTAAGGACAAGGGGGTAAAGAGAAATATCAGCACACAGGTTGAGCAGCATTTATCATGTAAGTAATTTGATCATTAGAAAAAGATGGCTTTTCAGGCAGACCTCCAGTATAGACCAAATAATTGTTCAATACACGATTAATTTCACTTGGCTTGTAGTTTGTAAACTAAATATACAACTATTGATTgcacaacctttttttttaatccaataAATACTTAGTATAAACAGATACATTTTACCCATAATGCAAATCCAGCCATTAGAGCAGAGGTTCTCAAAGTAGGGTCTGGGGTCCTTGAGGTGGTTCCAGGGGCTCCCCAGCAAAAGGGCAAtaatttactttcattttaattccatccataagtaacataATGACAATGTATGACTAATTTGGTCATGGGTTtaatacactttctgtaataaatcctctaaaacaaataatcttatcagatggggatCTGTGGTCTAgtttgtcagtttaggggtccttgatgtggagaaagtttgagaaccactgcatTAGAGGACCTTGGTGTATGTGGTTGGTGAGAGCACATAGACAGGTCTCACATTGCTGTACCATGGGTGGGTGTCACAGGCTGATTCAGTCCGATGGTGCTGCACAACCAGCCGGCAAAGTCAACCTGCTCTGCCTCAGACTGTTTAATAAAAGGATGCACCTGAGGGGGAAATGGAGAGCAGGTTGAGCTGTCTagttagaaaaaaacaaccaagaaaTGAGAATAATGTTCAATATGCACACAAACCATCAACTGTTTCAAGTCTGCTCTTTCTGCAGGATTCTTGATCAAACTGCAATGGAGACACAAAACACGTTGTTATAAATGTGCACTATTTTTTGACACCACTAGGTGGCATCAAGTCCAACGTGTTGACAAAAACAACCAACTGGTGTTTCAGAGTAGAGTGAAGACTACCTTGTGCATGTCTTTTTACATACCATTTATTCACAAAATCTTGGAAGTCGGAGCTAAATATCCCAGGCAGCTTCGGTGGAGGCTGAAAATTAAAAGGCCTGTCAGCACTGAATggataaattttaaaaattatggTATGACCAAACTGCATGACTGAAGGTAAATACATTAGCACAACATACAGCATTATACGGGTCTGTTCATCATATCAGGATGTGGTAATGAAGTGGGCACACTCACCTCATTGACTATGTAATCAAGTAGCTCGAATATAGCCATCGGAGGCCTGCTGTCTGGTCCGTATGCTAAGGGGATGGAAGGAAGACATCAGCCTCTTACTCCTACTCATCACTCAAGGTCACCAATAGTTTTTACTTTATGAAAAAGATTTCTTTTGTTCAATTATGTCCCCAGATCTTTTGAAATCATTTAAACCAAGAATAAAGCTGCTATACAAAATCATAGGATGAACCCGTGTCATAGACTTACAGCTGCCGGGCCGCCCAGGAGGCCGTGGCTTTGGGGAGGACTCGCTGGCGGCTGCTTCCCCTTCCACTGGAAAGCCAAAAATCTGTTCCAGTTCCATAGCGTCAGGTGGTGGGATCGGGAAACGTCCAATAGCCATTTCAACCAGGGACAGACCCATACTCCAGATGTCCGACTGAACGGAGTAATGGGTGCCCTGTAAACGTTCCggctacacaacacacatgcaatTTCATCCTTACTACTAAAATACAAAGTCACAGATAATGAAgcaaatgtcacaaaaacacaaggctAAAGGAAAGTAATAATTCGAACTTCACTGTGTACACTGACATCCAGATGCACCATGATGAATAATGCTGATGAAACATCTGTATTGAATTTGAGACTTACTGCAATTGTATGTATAAATAAGTGCAGCGGTGGGAGAGGAGTGTGTCCATTTTAACTCACAGACATGTAGGAGCGTGTGCCCACAAAGGAGTTGGCCATGGAGTCTATGAGCTGTCCGCTCACTCCAAAGTCACACAGCTTGATCTCACCGCGGGAATTCACTAGGATATTAGAAGGCTTGACGTCTGAAAGAGCGACATGCAGTATTTAGGAGAACACAGTAGGCAAGTGTTCAACTGGGAACTAGAAGCACAGCAGAACAAAAAGGTTCAGTGCATTTTGTGCTGCTTGTCTGACTAAACCTTGCTTTACATCATTCATATGTACAACACTGACTGCAAAGATCTAGCATATGCATCTAAGACAGGGAATTAATTTAAAGCGAAGATCAATACTCTGCCTCAAGTAATTTAGAGCAAACAGTGTTAACAAGTACGGCATAGCTAAGGACACATGCATTTGTTTAAAGGTCTTTTAAAGGGTagaatatcttattttgtttgtgacATTGTAAATGAAATAGTGACTGACCTCTGTGCATGATCTTGTGTTTCTCCCTCAGGTAGGAGAGCCCTTTAATAACCTGGAAAGATAAATACTACATATCAGCACAGTAATGATACAGATTATTTGGaattgcaaaataaataatgtactAGTGCTTATGTTTCAGTTATAAACCCAGTTTTATATCCAAACAGGCAGTGTTTAGCAGGTAATATTTACCAGGTTTACTATCTTTGTTTAGCCTGTAAGcatgcatgctaacatttgctaattggcaCAAGTATAGCTGAGGCTAATGGGAAAGTTATTAgtttggaca
Protein-coding regions in this window:
- the LOC121897777 gene encoding 60S ribosomal protein L4-B — translated: MACARPLISVYSEKGESSGKNVVMPAVFKAPIRPDVVNFVHTNMRKNSRQPYAVSELAGHQTSAESWGTGRAVARIPRVRGGGTHRSGQGAFGNMCRGGRMFAPTKTWRRWHRRINTTQKRYAICSALAASAIPALVMSKGHRIEEIPEVPLVVEDKVEGYKKTKEAVLLLKKLKAWNDIKKVYSSQRMRAGKGKMRNRRRIQRRGPCIIYNQDAGVTKAFRNIPGITLQNVNKLNLLRLAPGGHVGRFCIWTESAFRKLDELYGTWRKPASLKVGYNLPMHKMTNTDLSRILKSEEIQKALRTPNKKINRRVLKKNPLKNLRIMLKLNPYAKTARRHAILKHDPAIKAKMLKPKKKPGKKGAPAKPKA
- the LOC121897986 gene encoding 60S ribosomal protein L4-like translates to MGVCGLVCQLDASASGLSAFCKLDELYGTWRKPASLKTGYNLPMHKMTNTDLSRILKSEEIQKALRTPNKKINRRVLKKNPLKTLKIMLKLNLYTKTIKAKMLRPKKKPSKKGAPAKPKA
- the map2k1 gene encoding dual specificity mitogen-activated protein kinase kinase 1 — translated: MQKRRKPEPIQLNPIPDGNTINGTGAIETNLEALQKKLEELELDEQQRKRLEAFLTQKQKVGELKDDDFEKICELGAGNGGVVFKVSHRPSGLIMARKLIHLEIKPAIRNQIIRELQVLHECNSPYIVGFYGAFYSDGEISICMEHMDGGSLDQSLKKAGKIPEQILGKVSIAVIKGLSYLREKHKIMHRDVKPSNILVNSRGEIKLCDFGVSGQLIDSMANSFVGTRSYMSPERLQGTHYSVQSDIWSMGLSLVEMAIGRFPIPPPDAMELEQIFGFPVEGEAAASESSPKPRPPGRPGSSYGPDSRPPMAIFELLDYIVNEPPPKLPGIFSSDFQDFVNKCLIKNPAERADLKQLMVHPFIKQSEAEQVDFAGWLCSTIGLNQPVTPTHGTAM